A part of Aegilops tauschii subsp. strangulata cultivar AL8/78 chromosome 2, Aet v6.0, whole genome shotgun sequence genomic DNA contains:
- the LOC141041280 gene encoding uncharacterized protein, producing the protein MFTWSNKRNAPTFSKIDRMLVSAEWKLVNPDYRLHAVSSSALDHAPLHLSRSTHSCVKQRFRFELYWTKLEGFEEAVKEAQVCNDEIFDPFKRLDALFRNTATCLQAWGQRKTGNIKMLMNVANRMIFRLNRAQEITLLSPLELSLGRTLKLSLLGLASLECTIDRQRSRIRWLKDGDANTKLFQAVDNGRCSKNLITSIKHGDEIVTDQSRKEEVFNEAFKNLLGKVQSRNIMLDMNYHRISECNLPDHEQNFKEDEIWNVIKEIPADRGHVRTDSLARFTTLLGQSSKAT; encoded by the coding sequence ATGTTCACTTGGTCGAACAAGAGGAATGCACCAACATTCAGCAAAATTGACAGGATGTTGGTGTCAGCGGAATGGAAATTGGTCAACCCCGATTACCGGCTGCATGCAGTCTCCTCTAGTGCATTGGATCATGCGCCCCTACACCTCTCTAGGAGTACTCACTCCTGCGTGAAGCAACGCTTCCGTTTCGAGCTATATTGGACTAAATTGGAGGGCTTTGAGGAGGCGGTTAAAGAGGCTCAAGTTTGCAATGACGAGATTTTTGATCCATTCAAGAGGCTAGATGCTCTGTTCAGAAACACCGCGACGTGCTTGCAAGCTTGGGGCCAAAGAAAGacagggaacatcaagatgctCATGAACGTTGCGAACCGGATGATTTTCAGGCTTAATCGAGCGCAAGAGATCACACTCCTATCCCCTCTCGAGCTCTCGCTGGGACGTACACTCAAGCTATCCCTGCTCGGCCTCGCTTCGTTGGAGTGCACAATTGATAGACAGAGATCGCGGATCCGTTGGCTCAAGGATGGAGATGCCAACACCAAGCTTTTTCAAGCAGTGGATAATGGGAGGTGTTCAAAAAACTTGATCACGAGCATCAAGCATGGTGACGAGATAGTCACGGAtcaatccaggaaggaggaagtTTTTAACGAAGCCTTTAAAAACCTGTTGGGCAAGGTGCAGTCTAGGAACATCATGCTAGACATGAACTACCACCGGATTTCAGAGTGCAACTTACCAGACCACGAGCAAAATTTCAAGGAGGATGAGATCTGGAATGTAATAAAGGAGATTCCAGCAGACAGAGGGCATGTCCGGACGGATTCATTGGCGCGTTTTACCACATTGCTTGGCCAATCATCAAAGGCGACATGA